The proteins below are encoded in one region of Aeromonas jandaei:
- a CDS encoding acyltransferase, with translation MLSMLTGPLVLIISAGLTILFTALCASLILLVSLAKLLLPVPAFGRACSHLNNRFMRLWLACNALVIRLTTRIDWQVEDNTKLRKDGWYLIISNHMSWTDIVVLGHLFRDRLPVPKFFMKHELIYIPLLGLACWGLDMPFMRRYSREFLLRNPHLRGKDIETTRNACEKFRHIPTTVINFVEGTRFTEQKRDAARSRYRHLMPPKAAGLAFTLAAMGGQFDSLINVTIRYPDNAETPFKDFLMGRVKRIQVRIEELPVDEALIGDYFNDKQFKRGFQEWLNQRWQEKDEVLEGWQSGQAPLPVAAKSGDESKESAEANSAN, from the coding sequence ATGTTATCCATGCTTACCGGCCCGCTGGTGCTGATCATCAGCGCCGGCCTGACCATTCTCTTTACCGCCTTGTGCGCCAGCCTGATCCTGCTGGTTTCGCTGGCCAAACTGCTGCTGCCGGTGCCAGCCTTTGGCCGCGCCTGCAGCCACCTCAACAACCGCTTCATGCGCCTGTGGCTGGCCTGCAACGCCCTGGTGATACGCCTCACCACCCGCATCGACTGGCAGGTGGAGGACAATACCAAGCTGCGCAAGGATGGCTGGTATCTCATCATCAGTAACCACATGAGCTGGACCGACATAGTGGTGCTCGGCCACCTGTTCCGTGATCGGCTGCCGGTGCCCAAGTTCTTCATGAAGCACGAGCTGATCTACATCCCGCTGTTGGGACTGGCCTGCTGGGGGCTCGACATGCCCTTTATGCGCCGCTATTCACGGGAATTCCTGCTGCGCAACCCGCACCTGCGCGGCAAGGATATCGAGACCACCCGCAATGCCTGCGAGAAGTTTCGCCATATCCCCACTACCGTCATCAATTTCGTGGAAGGGACCCGCTTCACCGAGCAGAAACGGGATGCCGCCCGCTCCCGCTATCGCCACCTGATGCCGCCCAAAGCGGCAGGACTGGCCTTTACGCTGGCCGCCATGGGGGGGCAGTTCGACAGCCTGATCAACGTCACTATCCGCTATCCGGACAACGCCGAAACCCCGTTCAAGGACTTCCTGATGGGGCGGGTAAAACGCATTCAGGTACGGATCGAGGAGCTGCCGGTGGATGAGGCGCTGATTGGGGATTACTTCAACGACAAGCAGTTCAAGCGCGGTTTTCAGGAGTGGCTAAACCAGCGCTGGCAGGAGAAGGACGAGGTGCTGGAGGGGTGGCAGAGCGGTCAGGCGCCGCTGCCGGTTGCCGCCAAATCCGGGGATGAATCCAAAGAGAGCGCAGAAGCCAACTCAGCCAATTGA
- a CDS encoding NUDIX hydrolase, with protein MLRMSLDMVVLRLHEERLELLLETRDRPPFANCWQLPALRIDETLDRDLDAAQRRLLAEWGLGDCYSEQVCTLGNLERDPRGWSTTLVYLCLVAPEVETRHGCWHPVSTLPGMSLAFDHLQLIAKGLERLRIKSRYSTLPLQLLGTEFTLSEVQRAFEIILQTPMNTAAFRKRIHRADILVDTGRKRTGKQRPAILYRLESPCCVMFDQVMHGAEA; from the coding sequence ATGCTGAGAATGAGTCTGGATATGGTGGTGCTGCGGTTGCATGAGGAGCGGCTCGAACTGCTGCTCGAGACCCGCGATCGCCCCCCTTTTGCCAACTGCTGGCAACTGCCTGCCCTGCGCATTGACGAGACGCTGGACCGGGATCTGGACGCCGCCCAGCGCCGTCTGCTGGCGGAGTGGGGGCTGGGTGACTGCTACAGCGAGCAGGTCTGTACCCTCGGCAATCTGGAGCGGGATCCCCGTGGTTGGTCCACCACCCTGGTTTACCTCTGTCTGGTGGCGCCTGAAGTGGAGACTCGCCATGGTTGCTGGCATCCGGTTTCGACCCTGCCGGGCATGAGCCTCGCCTTCGACCATCTCCAGCTCATCGCGAAGGGGCTGGAGCGACTGCGCATCAAGAGCCGCTACAGCACCCTGCCGCTGCAACTGCTGGGTACCGAATTCACCCTCTCCGAGGTGCAGCGCGCCTTCGAGATCATCCTGCAGACGCCGATGAATACGGCCGCCTTTCGCAAGCGGATCCACCGCGCCGACATTCTGGTGGATACCGGTCGCAAGCGCACCGGCAAGCAGCGCCCCGCCATTCTCTACCGGCTGGAGAGCCCCTGCTGCGTAATGTTCGATCAGGTGATGCACGGAGCGGAAGCATGA
- the ilvM gene encoding acetolactate synthase 2 small subunit encodes MNPHTLAQPAFVQHTLHIHAQPRPEVMERVLRVVRHRGFNLCALTMETRAEQDCQQLRITVTVESVRPIQQLWSQLVKLVDVSRVDALEQQPRIRA; translated from the coding sequence ATGAACCCGCACACCCTTGCCCAGCCAGCATTTGTACAGCACACCCTGCATATCCACGCCCAGCCCAGACCCGAAGTGATGGAGCGGGTGCTGCGGGTGGTGCGTCACCGCGGCTTCAATCTCTGCGCCCTCACTATGGAGACGAGAGCGGAGCAGGATTGCCAACAGCTGCGGATCACGGTTACTGTCGAGTCGGTGCGTCCCATCCAGCAGTTGTGGAGCCAGCTGGTGAAGCTGGTGGACGTCTCCCGGGTCGATGCACTGGAACAGCAACCCCGGATCAGAGCTTAA
- the ilvG gene encoding acetolactate synthase 2 catalytic subunit, whose amino-acid sequence MNGAQFLVQALKKQGVTQVFGYPGGAIMPVYDALYDGGLAHQLCRHEQGAAMAAVGYARASGQVGVCIATSGPGATNLVTGLAEALLDSVPLVAISGQVPCAAIGTDAFQEVDVLGMSLSCTKHSFMVTDAADLGRVLAEAFAIATEGRPGPVLIDLPKDVQLAAVPAQSPLFAVEEPEVLNPSELTAARTLLAAAKRPVLYVGGGVGMANAEQQLRDFAAATGMPAVTTLKGIGALDPDSPVYLGMLGMHGTKAANYAVQQCDLLLVVGARFDDRVTGKLEEFAPEAKVIHLDVDAAEFGKRRAAEVGITTDLKQVLPRLTMTLDIAPWREHCAAMAREYAFRYDHPGQAIYAPALLKQLSAKLPESSVVACDVGQHQMWVAQHMRFTSPRNHLSSAGLGTMGFGLPAAIGAKMSRPEDEVVLVSGDGSFMMNVQELGTIRRAQLKVKMVLLDNQRLGMVRQWQELFFDGRYSETILSDNPDFVALAAAFGIPGETITCKEQIAGALDRLLESEGAYLLHVAISEEENVWPLVPPGVANHQMMEQRP is encoded by the coding sequence ATGAACGGCGCGCAGTTTTTGGTACAGGCTCTCAAAAAACAGGGTGTGACCCAGGTGTTTGGTTACCCGGGCGGGGCCATCATGCCGGTCTACGATGCCCTGTATGACGGTGGTCTGGCCCATCAGCTCTGCCGCCACGAGCAGGGTGCCGCCATGGCCGCGGTCGGTTATGCCCGCGCCTCCGGTCAGGTGGGAGTCTGCATTGCCACTTCCGGCCCCGGCGCTACCAATCTGGTAACCGGTCTGGCGGAGGCGCTGCTCGATTCGGTGCCGCTGGTGGCCATCAGCGGGCAGGTGCCTTGTGCCGCCATCGGTACCGATGCGTTTCAGGAGGTCGACGTGCTCGGCATGTCCCTCTCCTGTACCAAGCACTCCTTCATGGTGACCGATGCCGCCGATCTGGGGCGGGTGCTGGCAGAAGCTTTCGCCATCGCCACCGAAGGTCGCCCCGGCCCTGTGCTGATCGACCTGCCCAAGGATGTGCAACTGGCCGCGGTGCCTGCCCAGAGCCCGCTGTTTGCAGTGGAAGAGCCGGAGGTGCTCAACCCCTCGGAGCTGACCGCAGCCCGCACCCTGCTGGCTGCCGCCAAGCGCCCGGTACTCTACGTCGGTGGCGGAGTGGGCATGGCCAATGCCGAGCAGCAGCTGCGTGACTTTGCCGCCGCCACCGGCATGCCAGCGGTCACCACTCTCAAGGGGATCGGCGCACTCGACCCCGATAGCCCCGTTTATCTCGGCATGCTCGGCATGCACGGCACCAAGGCCGCCAACTACGCGGTGCAGCAGTGCGATCTGCTGCTGGTGGTGGGCGCCCGTTTCGATGATCGGGTGACCGGCAAGCTGGAGGAGTTTGCTCCCGAGGCCAAGGTGATCCATCTCGATGTGGATGCTGCCGAGTTCGGCAAGCGCCGTGCCGCCGAGGTGGGTATCACCACGGATCTCAAGCAGGTGTTGCCACGCCTCACCATGACTCTCGACATCGCCCCCTGGCGTGAACACTGCGCCGCCATGGCCCGCGAATATGCGTTTCGCTACGACCATCCGGGTCAGGCCATCTATGCCCCGGCTCTGCTCAAACAGCTATCTGCCAAGTTGCCGGAGAGCAGCGTGGTCGCCTGCGACGTGGGTCAGCACCAGATGTGGGTGGCCCAGCACATGCGCTTCACCAGCCCGCGCAACCACCTCTCCAGCGCCGGTCTCGGCACCATGGGGTTCGGTCTGCCGGCCGCCATCGGCGCCAAGATGTCGCGCCCGGAGGATGAAGTGGTGCTGGTGAGCGGTGATGGCTCTTTCATGATGAACGTGCAGGAGCTCGGCACCATCCGCCGGGCCCAGCTCAAGGTGAAGATGGTGCTGCTGGATAACCAGCGCCTCGGCATGGTGCGCCAGTGGCAGGAGCTGTTCTTCGACGGCCGCTACAGCGAGACCATCCTCTCCGACAACCCCGATTTCGTCGCCCTGGCTGCCGCTTTCGGCATTCCGGGCGAGACCATCACATGCAAGGAGCAGATAGCCGGCGCCCTCGATCGTCTGCTAGAGAGCGAAGGCGCCTATCTGCTGCATGTGGCTATTTCAGAGGAAGAAAACGTCTGGCCCCTGGTTCCGCCGGGAGTCGCCAACCACCAGATGATGGAGCAACGCCCATGA
- a CDS encoding branched-chain amino acid transaminase, protein MSQPSQSATHPQYIWFNGTLVPWQDAQVHVMSHALHYGSSVFEGVRAYDTPKGTCIFRLQEHTRRLFDSAKIYWMDVPYSEADVNEACRTVVRENGLKSGYLRPLAFVGNVGLGLHPPLDAKADLMVAALPWGAYLGEEGLKNGVDVCVTSWNRLAPNTIPTGAKAGGNYLSSQLISREAKRNGFAEGLALDVNGYLSEGAGENLFLVKNGVLFTPPATAAILPGITRDTIMTLARDLGYEVREQALPREALYVADEIFMTGTAAEVTPVRSVDRMKVGAGCRGPVTEQLQNAFFGLFNGQTEDKWGWLTPVND, encoded by the coding sequence ATGTCACAGCCTTCCCAATCCGCCACTCACCCGCAATACATCTGGTTCAACGGCACACTGGTGCCCTGGCAGGATGCTCAGGTGCACGTGATGAGCCACGCCCTGCACTATGGCTCCTCGGTGTTCGAGGGTGTGCGCGCCTACGACACCCCCAAGGGCACTTGTATTTTCCGCCTGCAGGAGCACACCCGCCGCCTGTTCGACTCCGCCAAGATCTACTGGATGGACGTCCCCTACAGCGAGGCCGACGTGAATGAAGCCTGCCGCACCGTGGTGCGCGAGAACGGCCTGAAGAGCGGTTACCTGCGCCCGCTGGCCTTTGTCGGCAACGTGGGGCTGGGGCTGCATCCGCCGCTGGATGCCAAGGCCGACCTGATGGTGGCCGCCCTGCCGTGGGGCGCCTATCTGGGGGAAGAGGGGCTGAAAAACGGGGTGGATGTCTGTGTCACCTCTTGGAACCGGCTCGCTCCCAACACCATTCCCACCGGCGCCAAGGCGGGCGGCAACTATTTGTCCTCCCAGCTGATCAGCCGCGAGGCCAAGCGCAACGGCTTCGCCGAGGGGCTGGCGCTGGACGTGAACGGCTACCTGAGTGAAGGGGCGGGGGAGAACCTGTTTCTGGTGAAGAACGGCGTGCTGTTCACCCCGCCCGCTACCGCCGCCATCCTACCCGGCATCACCCGTGACACAATCATGACGCTGGCCCGCGATCTGGGTTATGAGGTGCGCGAGCAGGCGCTGCCCCGCGAGGCGCTCTATGTCGCAGACGAGATCTTTATGACCGGCACCGCCGCCGAGGTGACCCCGGTGCGCTCCGTCGATCGGATGAAGGTAGGTGCTGGTTGCCGCGGCCCGGTGACCGAGCAGCTGCAGAACGCCTTCTTCGGCCTGTTCAATGGCCAGACCGAAGACAAGTGGGGCTGGCTGACGCCCGTCAACGACTGA
- a CDS encoding YifB family Mg chelatase-like AAA ATPase has protein sequence MSLAVVYSRASLGIAAPQVTVEVHLSNGLPAFNMVGLPETSVKESRDRVRSALLNGNFEFPSKHITVNLAPADLPKEGGRFDLAIAIGILAASKQIPAKYLLDHEFLGELALTGEIRPVLGVLPAVLACRDAGRTLLVPRENGPEASLIQDAEVRTAHQLLAVTAWLAGQYELPLPDQQSAKSLPDVPDLQDVIGQSQAKRALEIAAAGSHNLLFIGPPGTGKSMLASRLPGILPPLNEQEAQQTAAIHSIGGLTPRAGHWHHRPYRTPHHSASAVALVGGGSHPRPGEISLAHNGVLFLDELPEFERKVLDSLREPLETGHITISRAARQVDFPARFQLVGAMNPSPCGHYGDGQTRSSPDQILRYLSKLSGPFLDRFDLTVEVPLLPKGSLTGKAERGESSRQIRDRVLAARERMLSRNGKLNNLLDSREIEDICRLSPQDAEFLEGAIQKLGLSIRAWHRILRVSRTIADLAGQPAIGKEHLIEALGYRAMDRLLSRLRSS, from the coding sequence ATGTCATTAGCTGTGGTTTATAGCCGTGCCAGCCTCGGGATCGCGGCCCCGCAAGTTACAGTGGAAGTCCACCTCTCCAACGGCCTGCCCGCCTTCAACATGGTAGGCCTGCCGGAAACCTCGGTGAAAGAGTCGCGGGATCGGGTGCGCAGTGCCCTGCTCAACGGCAACTTCGAGTTCCCGAGCAAACACATCACGGTCAATCTAGCCCCCGCCGATCTGCCCAAGGAGGGGGGCCGTTTCGATCTGGCCATCGCCATCGGAATTCTCGCCGCTTCCAAGCAAATACCCGCAAAATATCTGCTCGATCACGAATTTTTGGGGGAGTTGGCCCTGACCGGCGAAATTCGCCCCGTGCTCGGGGTGCTGCCCGCCGTGCTCGCCTGCCGCGATGCGGGGCGCACCCTGCTGGTGCCGCGGGAAAACGGCCCCGAAGCCTCCCTGATTCAGGATGCCGAGGTGCGCACCGCTCACCAACTGCTGGCCGTCACCGCCTGGCTGGCCGGTCAGTACGAACTGCCGCTGCCAGATCAACAAAGCGCGAAGAGCCTGCCTGATGTACCGGATCTGCAGGATGTGATCGGCCAGTCACAGGCCAAGCGGGCGCTGGAAATCGCTGCCGCCGGCAGCCACAACCTGCTGTTCATCGGCCCGCCCGGCACCGGCAAGAGCATGTTGGCCAGCCGTCTGCCCGGCATCCTGCCGCCGCTGAACGAGCAGGAAGCGCAGCAGACCGCCGCCATCCACTCCATCGGCGGCCTTACTCCGCGCGCCGGCCACTGGCACCACAGACCATACCGCACACCCCACCACAGCGCCTCGGCGGTGGCACTGGTGGGCGGTGGCAGCCACCCGCGGCCCGGCGAAATATCGCTGGCTCACAACGGAGTGCTGTTTCTCGACGAGCTGCCCGAGTTCGAGCGCAAGGTGCTCGACTCCCTGCGCGAGCCGCTGGAGACGGGCCACATCACCATCAGCCGGGCCGCCCGCCAGGTGGATTTTCCCGCCCGCTTCCAGCTGGTGGGCGCCATGAACCCCAGCCCCTGCGGCCATTATGGCGATGGCCAGACCCGCTCCAGCCCGGATCAGATCCTGCGCTACCTCAGCAAGCTCTCCGGCCCCTTTCTCGACCGCTTCGACCTGACGGTGGAGGTGCCACTGCTGCCCAAGGGGAGTCTGACCGGCAAGGCGGAACGAGGGGAGTCGAGCCGGCAGATCCGCGATCGGGTACTGGCGGCACGGGAGCGCATGCTGAGCCGCAACGGCAAGCTCAACAACCTGCTAGATAGTCGCGAGATAGAGGATATTTGCCGACTATCACCGCAAGATGCCGAATTTTTGGAAGGTGCCATCCAGAAGCTGGGGCTCAGTATCCGGGCCTGGCACCGCATCCTGCGGGTGTCGCGTACCATCGCCGATCTGGCCGGGCAACCCGCCATCGGCAAGGAGCATCTTATCGAGGCGCTCGGCTACCGGGCCATGGATCGGCTGCTGTCGCGGCTGCGCAGCAGCTGA
- a CDS encoding DUF523 domain-containing protein, with product MSTSPVRVLVSACLLGQPVRYDGQSKGIVSDWLSELGAEGRALAFCPEVAGGLPTPRPPAERQGERVMTVSGLDVTVEFDHGAELALEICQAQGIRFALLKEGSPSCGSGRIYNGRFEGVSVAGEGKTTAMLRRHGIAVFSEDQLAELASALSLDSSPDLAATGSGA from the coding sequence ATGAGCACATCCCCTGTTCGAGTGCTGGTGAGTGCCTGCCTGCTGGGTCAGCCGGTGCGTTACGATGGTCAAAGCAAGGGGATCGTCAGCGACTGGCTGAGTGAGCTCGGTGCCGAGGGGCGGGCGCTGGCGTTTTGCCCCGAAGTGGCGGGCGGTCTGCCGACCCCGCGTCCTCCTGCCGAGCGGCAGGGAGAGCGAGTGATGACGGTGAGCGGACTGGATGTGACTGTCGAATTTGACCACGGCGCCGAGCTGGCGCTGGAAATCTGTCAGGCGCAGGGTATTCGCTTCGCCCTGCTGAAAGAGGGGAGCCCCTCATGTGGCAGCGGCCGTATCTATAACGGCCGCTTCGAAGGTGTTTCTGTGGCGGGCGAGGGCAAGACCACCGCCATGCTGCGCCGCCATGGCATTGCAGTGTTCTCCGAGGATCAATTGGCTGAGTTGGCTTCTGCGCTCTCTTTGGATTCATCCCCGGATTTGGCGGCAACCGGCAGCGGCGCCTGA